A window of Cryptomeria japonica chromosome 3, Sugi_1.0, whole genome shotgun sequence contains these coding sequences:
- the LOC131038947 gene encoding glucan endo-1,3-beta-glucosidase codes for MAASKKLLIFTFITFSLAFAGAESIGICYGRVADNLPPPEIVAALLTANNILKLRMFDSDGAALAAFANSPIEIITAVPNDGLPVLAADPGAAVQWLAAYVVPFYPATRIKYIAVGNEIFLGSPDYAAFLVPAMQNLHAALQAAGLSDAIKISSPHAASILANSFPPSQGAFDPARLETLKPFLDFLSQTGAPFMANIYPFFSYLNNPASIPLQYALFTSPALFVDGDLAYSNLFDATVDSLISAMERLGHPDIRVAVTETGWPWAGGNNEAENVGNAMTYNGNLVKHVLSNVGTPKRPGVGVETYLFDLFNEDQKTGQDFERDFGLFYPSGQKVYDVSFSL; via the coding sequence ATGGCGGCTTCAAAAAAATTACTGATCTTCACGTTCATAACATTTTCCCTGGCCTTTGCAGGCGCAGAGTCGATAGGCATATGCTACGGCCGGGTGGCGGACAACTTACCGCCGCCAGAAATAGTGGCGGCGCTCCTCACCGCAAACAACATACTCAAACTCCGCATGTTCGACTCCGACGGCGCCGCCCTAGCCGCCTTCGCCAATAGCCCTATCGAAATCATAACCGCCGTCCCGAACGACGGGCTGCCCGTCCTCGCCGCCGACCCGGGCGCCGCCGTCCAATGGCTGGCCGCCTACGTAGTCCCGTTCTACCCGGCCACCCGCATCAAATACATCGCCGTCGGCAACGAAATATTTCTGGGCAGCCCGGACTACGCCGCCTTTCTCGTACCCGCCATGCAAAACCTCCATGCGGCGCTCCAAGCCGCCGGGCTGAGCGACGCCATTAAAATATCTTCCCCTCACGCCGCCTCCATTCTCGCCAATTCTTTTCCTCCTTCGCAGGGCGCCTTTGATCCTGCTCGCCTCGAAACCCTAAAACCTTTTCTCGACTTTTTGTCCCAGACTGGTGCTCCCTTCATGGCTAATATTTACCCCTTTTTCAGCTATCTGAACAATCCGGCCAGTATTCCCCTGCAGTACGCGCTTTTCACGTCGCCGGCTTTATTTGTCGACGGTGACTTGGCGTACAGCAATCTTTTCGACGCTACAGTCGATTCTCTGATTTCTGCCATGGAACGCCTGGGGCACCCTGACATACGCGTGGCGGTCACCGAGACCGGTTGGCCATGGGCAGGGGGGAATAATGAGGCTGAGAATGTGGGCAACGCTATGACTTATAATGGGAACCTGGTTAAACATGTTTTGTCTAATGTGGGTACTCCCAAGAGGCCTGGAGTGGGTGTGGAGACTTACTTGTTTGATCTTTTCAATGAGGATCAGAAGACTGGTCAGGATTTTGAGAGAGATTTTGGGCTCTTTTATCCGTCTGGTCAGAAAGTTTATGATGTTAGTTTTTCCCTTTGA